One Asticcacaulis sp. MM231 DNA segment encodes these proteins:
- a CDS encoding DUF1778 domain-containing protein: MLAFNNPADAVDEPNDARMQFRTNARVKETIQRAAALSGVDDSAFMISAAYRSAMETIKAHEQTQLQAADFHTFFTALDTPATPTAVLQAAHARYKGRTQSMI; this comes from the coding sequence ATGTTAGCGTTCAATAACCCGGCCGATGCCGTCGACGAACCGAATGATGCGCGCATGCAGTTTCGCACTAATGCGCGCGTGAAGGAAACAATTCAGCGCGCCGCAGCCCTGTCTGGCGTTGACGATTCCGCGTTCATGATCAGCGCCGCCTATAGATCCGCTATGGAGACTATCAAGGCTCACGAGCAAACTCAGCTTCAGGCCGCGGACTTCCATACCTTCTTCACAGCGCTGGATACGCCGGCAACACCAACTGCTGTCTTGCAAGCCGCCCACGCTCGCTACAAAGGCCGGACCCAGTCGATGATATGA